From the genome of Cytophagales bacterium WSM2-2:
GTGGCCGAGGAATATTCCTTATGAAGCACCTTTCCGATGAAGTAGATTTCAAAGAGAACGGAAAGATCGTTGAGCTTAGTTTTTACATGAATACGTAATGCCAATCCGTTTCTTTTCAGAAGAAATAGATTTCAAAGTCAAAAATCCTCGGAAGATAAGTCAGTGGCTTAGCCGGTCAGCCAAAAATGAAAGGCGGGAAATAGCAGAGATTAGTTTTATTTTCTGCTCCGACGGTTATCTCCTTAACCTCAATCAAGAATATCTTCATCACAATACCCTTACTGATATAATCACCTTTGACTACTCAGCCGGAAAATCATTGGTTGGTGATATCTACATCAGTGTGGATCGGGTTTCTGAAAACGCAAGCTCTTATCAGTCTGGGTTCGATCTTGAGCTAAAAAGAGTCATGATTCATGGGGTATTGCACCTTTGCGGCTACAAAGACAAAAAGCCTAGTGATGTCACGGTCATGCGCAAAAAGGAAGGGGCTTACTTATCTTTGTGGAAAAATATGTTCCACGTGAAACCAAAAGCCAGTAAAGAGGCTTAGTAGTGTTCCACGTGGAACGTGAAATCGATTTATGTTTCCTAAATATGATGTAATAGTTGTGGGTGCCGGTCATGCTGGATGTGAGGCTGCTGCTGCCGCTGCCAATATGGGTTCAAAAGTCCTATTGGTTACCATGAATATGCAGACCATTGGCCAGATGTCATGCAATCCAGCTATGGGCGGTGTTGCCAAAGGTCAGATAGTTCGTGAGATTGATGCCATCGGTGGTTACTCCGGCATCGTATCCGACAAATCTATGATCCAGTTCAGAATGCTGAATAGATCAAAGGGTCCGGCCATGTGGAGTCCACGAACTCAAAACGACAGGGCGAAGTTTGCTGAAGAGTGGAGACTAGCATTGGAGGCCACTTCAAATGTTGATTTCTGGCAGGAGATGGTCAGCGGTCTTCTGGTAAAAGACAAACGTGTCATTGGCGTAAGGACAAGCCTTGGTTTGGAAATAAAAGCTAAAGCGGTAGTACTCACGAATGGGACCTTTCTCAACGGTAAAATTCATATCGGCGAGAAAAACTTTGGCGGAGGTAGAACCGCAGAAAAAGCAGCTACGGGAATAACCGAACAATTGATACAGTTAGGCTTCGAGTCTGGAAGAATGAAAACCGGAACTCCTCCAAGAGTAGACGGCAGATCTCTTGATTACTCAAAAATGACAGAGCAGCCTGGCGATGAAGAGCCAAGTAAATTCTCATTCACCAATACAGTTCCTCTCCAAAAACAAATGAGTTGTTGGATCACTTACACAAATGAGGAGGTCCATGAAGAGCTTGAAAAAGGATTTGACAAATCTCCAATGTTCCAAGGCAGAATTCAGGGTCTAGGCCCGCGGTATTGCCCATCCATTGAAGACAAGATCAATCGCTTTGCTGATCGGGAAAGGCACCAGATTTTTGTAGAGCCCGAGGGTTGGAGCACAATAGAAATCTATGTCAATGGATTCTCAACCTCCCTTCCGGAAAACGTACAGTATTCTGCGCTTAAGAAAATCCCTGGATTCGAAAATGTTAGAATGTTCAGGCCAGGATATGCTATTGAATACGACTTTTTTCCTCCGACTCAATTGAAGCTCAGTTTGGAGACTCAACTAATTGATAATCTGTATTTTGCGGGTCAAATTAACGGCACAACAGGGTACGAAGAAGCTGCCTGTCAAGGACTTATGGCAGGAATTAATGCTCACAACAAAGTCAACGAAAAAGAGCCTCTTATTCTGAAAAGGTCAGAGGCATACATCGGTGTCCTTATTGACGACCTTGTCAGCAAAGGCACGATTGAGCCATACCGAATGTTTACGAGTCGCGCTGAATACAGAATTCTTCTGCGCCAGGATAATGCCGACTTAAGGCTTACAGAGTTAGGCTTCAAACTCGGGCTGGCGAGCGAAGAGCGTATGAATTCCGTCTTAGCTAAAAAGGAAAAAATGGCTGAGTTGGTAAATGAACTTAAGAGCATGCGCGCTTTGCCTGACGAGATAAATAATGGATTAGAAAAACTGGAAACCTCAATAATTGAAGAAAAGACTCCAGTGATCAATTTGCTTAAAAGACCGATGGTCGGATTTCGTGAACTTAAAAATCTAAGTCCCCGGCTAAAAGAAAGTTTAGAAAAATACTCCAACGAAGTTCTGGAACAAGTTGAGATCATCGTCAAGTATGAACCTTACATTGAACGTGAACAAAAGTTGGCAGAAAAAATAGAAAGCCTGGAGGATTATAAAATTAAACCTGACTTCGACTACGATCGGGTCAAAGCTTTATCATTGGAAGCGCGTGAAAAACTAAAAAAGATAAGGCCTGAAACCATTGGTCAAATGTCTCGTATCAGTGGCGTGTCCCCCGCGGATGTTTCTGTCTTAAGTGTATATCTTGGCAAATGATAAATCTTTCAGTTTGCCCGATTTGCTCGGGCAATTCATTTACTGATTTCCTAATCTGTAAAGATTATACAACGAGTCAGGAAAACTTCACTCTCAAAAAATGCTCTGCTTGCGGATTCACTGTAACTGATCCCAGTCCTGACGAATGTTCCATTGGTAATTATTATCTCTCCGAAAAATACATTTCTCATACCGGTGGAGGCAAAAGTCTCATCGACCGGATCTATCTCGCAGCAAGAAATATCGCACTTGGCAACAAGCGCAGAATTATTCAACGCTCTTCCAACGGGAATACCATCCTTGATTTCGGTTGCGGCACGGGGGAGTTCCTTAAAGAAATGAAAGATAACGGATGGCAGGTTTGCGGAGTTGAGCCCTCCGATATCGCCAATGCTAAAGCTTCCGACAACACAAAGACAAAGGTTTACAAAAGCCTCCGGGACATAGAACAAAAAAACATTGACGTCATCACACTTTGGCATGTACTTGAGCACGTGCACGACCTGAACGGTACGCTACAAAATTTCGTCAACCTCATGAGTAATTCTGGCACAATCTTTATTGCAGTACCCAACCTGGAATCTTATGATGCAAAATTCTACCAATCGCATTGGGCCGGCTATGATGTACCCAGGCATTTATGGCACTTCAGCAAGGAGAATATGAAAATGCTCCTCGCTAAAAATGGACTCCAACTTCAAGAAATACTCCCGATGAAGATGGATTCTTTCTATGTATCACTACTTAGCGAATCATATGCCAAGCCAGGACAGTCTAAGGTCCTTAGTCTCATAAGCGCATTTTGGCGCGGACTAATTTCGAACATGAAAGCCGGAAAAAATAACTACTCAAGCCTTATCTATATTGCCAAAAGATGAATAAGGCTCTACCTCTTCTGGCCGCAATAGTGCTCTGCCAATGTGCCCGGCAATCTCAACCAGCGGGCGGCCCAAAAGATATTGCTCCCCCTAAGCTTGAAGAATCGACACCGGAAAATGGTCAAAAGAATTTCAAAGGAAAAGTCCTCGAACTAACCTTCGACGAACTCATCAAACTGAAAGATCCTCAAGACGAAATAGTAATTACTCCTTCCGTTGGAACGAAAACAAGATTCACTGTTAAAAAAAATAAACTTACAATCTTCCCTGAAAATCCCTGGAAAGACAGCACCACCTACAGCATCGCATTTAGGGGAAGTGTTCAGGACATCAACGAAAGTAATCCTGCCGAAGACCTTCACTTGGCATTTAGTACCGGGCCAGTAATTGATTCACTAAAACTTTCTGGTCGTGTAGTCGAGGTATTCAAAGAAAAGGTTCCAGAAAAAATAACTGTTGCCCTTTATCAATCCGACACTTTTGACATATTCACGCATCGCCCAATTTATTTTACTCGAACTGATAAGGAAGGTATCTTCTCAATTCACAATCTAAAAGCAGGAGAGTACTACCTCTACGCTTTTGAAGACAAAAACAAAAACTTTAAAGCTGACAGCAAGACCGAGCGTTTTGGATTTCTGAAAAAGAAAGTAAAACTCCCTATCGGAAAGGACTCACTTCAAATAGAAATGGTACGAGTGGATGCAAGGCCAATCAAAGTAACAAGCGTCCGGAACACAAGTTCCATATCCATTATTCGATTTAACAAACAACTCGATAGTATTTATCTAAAGTCCGAAAACAATAGGTTCATATACACTTATGGCGACAATCGATCTGAAGTCATTCTTTACAAGGACTTTAATAAAAACGACTCCATCAAAATTAATCTTCTCGCCTTTGACAGCACTCAGCATATTCTCGATACAGCTGTCTATGTTAGATTCACCGAAGCTAAAAAAATTGAAGAGTCATTTAAAGTCTCAGATTGGCAGGTTGATTTCAATATGTCAAGCAAGATCGTAACTGCCAAGGGCTCCACAAATAAACTCCTCCTGGCTGCAAACTTTGACAGTATTTATTTTCAAATCGATACTGCTACATTCTTAAACATCAAACCCGAGGATCTGCTGCTTGACACACTCAAAAAAAAGATTACCATTAGAAAACAACTGAAACTTGATCTGAAAGAAAAAACACCAAATCCAGTCCTTCTATTTGGCAAGGCTGCCTTTGTTTCTATCGACAAAGACTCTAGCAAGGCACAAGACATAAAAATCCCAATTCTAAAAGTTAAAGAAACCGGAACCCTTTCCATCGAGATCATAACACAGGAGAAAAACTTTGAAGTTCATCTTCTCAATTCCTCAGGAGCAGTCGTCCGGTCTATCCGCAATAAGAAAAAGCATGTCTTTGAATTATTATCACCTGCCGAATATAAAATTGCTGTCATCGTAGACAGCAACAATAACCGGAAATGGGATGTGGGTAGTTTTTACACAAAATCTGAACCAGAAAGAGTTATTCTATACCGCAACTCAGAAAAGAAATATACCTTCCCAATTAGGGCCAACTGGGAGGTCGGACCGTTGGTGATAAAGTTCTGATAAAATGTTGGCAACTCTGTATAACTTTAATCAATTACCTAGACTACTTTCAATTGTTCAACCAATAGACAATCATAACCCGGAACTCCACAAAGTTCAATTGTAGATTAAGAAATTAACAATCCACACTGATTTTGTTAAATACCTTAAATCCCGTGAAAAGAGAACTCAATTCAATAACTTTATCAACAAACTTCAGATAATCACGTTGACTTAATTGATATCCACAATTCAACAGTACTAATGACTTTTATATTATTTTTTAAATATAGAATCAAATACATAATAGGGCTCGTGTTATTGTGTGTTTCCAGCTACGCGCAGGACCAGCAGGAAATTCGCATCGCAAATGACTACTATTCTCGGGGCGAAAAAGAAAAGGCAGTTGAAGCTTATCAACAACTCGCAAAAAATCCGCTGAATATTCAGGCCATTCACTCCAACTATTTCAATCTGCTTATGGATATGAGCAGGTTTAAGCAGGCAGAAGACTACATTGAACGATTGATCAAAAGGGAGAGCAAATTCACCTACAAACTGGACCTTGGAATCCTGATGATGAAGCAAGGCGATCAAACAAAAGCGGACAAATACTTCAAATCCCTCTTTAAAACCAACTCGGATGACGTCTATCGCATGAAAATGACGGCCGACTATCTCGCGTCCTATAATCTTTTAGAATTTGCGACAGCTGCGCTCATCCAGGCCAGAGCCACTGGCGGGAACATGCTCTATAACCTTGAGCTGGCGAATTTGTACCGGATGCAGGGCAAACGTGACGAAATGGTCAATGTCTACCTGGACTACGTCATGCAGATTCCGTCAAATGTTTCATATGTAAAAAACCTCTTGCAGGTGCTGCTTGTCAAGCCGGAAGAATTGGAAACTCTCGAGAAAGTGTTATACGACCGCGTTCAACGGAACCAGGAATCGGAGGTTTTTGCAGATCTATTGATTTGGGTTAACCTGCAGCAAAAAAATTTTAATGGAGCGTTTATCCAAGCGCGTGCCTTTGACAAACGATTTAAAAAAGAACAATCTAAAACACTCGAGATAGGGCAGATCGCCTTAAATAACCAGGACTACGAGAGTGCGATTAAAAGTTTTGCGTTCGTAATTAAGGAAATGCCGAATACTCAAAATTTTTTGACGGCTCATTTGGGCATAATCAAAGCAAGGGAGTCTAAGGTAAAAAAATCATTTCCCGTTAACCGGGACTCAGTTCGTTACCTCATTACCGAATACCGCAATTTTGAAAAGAAATACGCGGATCAATCTATTTCGAATGAAGCGGACTTAAATGCTGCGATGTTGCACGCATATTATCTGAATGAGCTTGACTCTGCCGTGAGTGATCTCTCAAAGCTGATTGCGAACCAAAAAATTTCCATTCAGCTGAGATCGCAGGCTAAAATCAACCTCGGAGACATTTATTTGTTAAAGAATGAACCATGGGAGGCGACACTACTTTATTCGCAGGTTGAAAAAACCCAACATGAAGCCCCGCTTGGTTATGAAGCAAAATTGAGAAACGCCAAGTTGTGGTATTTCAATGGGGAATTTAAACTGGCACAGGAACATCTCGATATTCTAAAACAAGCCACCACCCGTGAGATTGCTAATGATGCTATAGATCTTAGCATGCGTATAAAAGAAAATACGACATTCGACACTACGGGTGCCGCGCTCAAAGAATTCTCATCAATCGAACTTCTGATTCATCAAAATAAACTGAACGAGGCTGTAAAAAAACTGGATGACTTCAAATCAGAAACAACACCTGGAATTCTGGATGATGTGTACTGGCTTGAGGCCAATCTTTTAATGAAACTTGGCAAATTCCAGGAATCAATAGCGAAGCTTCAAAAAATTTTAAATGAATTTCCGGACGATATCCTGGTGGACGATGCCTACTTCCTGCAAGGCGACATTTATGAAAACCAGTTGAAGGACAAGGAAAAAGCAAAAGAAATTTATCGCGAGTTTTTGACCAAGTTTCCGGGGAGTGTTTATGCTGCTGAAGCACGAAAACGCTACCGCGTTTTAAGAGGTGATTTCACAGAGGCGCCAAACCAGATGTAAATTAAAACTTCATTTGCTGGAGGCGCACAGCATTAAGTATCGCCAGCAACGCCACACCGACATCGGCAAATACAGCTTCCCACATTGTTGCCACTCCAAAAGTACCGAGTGAAAGTACAACCAATTTGACGCCAAAAGCCAGGCTGATATTTTGCCAGACAATTGACTTGGTAGCTCTTGCAATTCGAATAGCTGTTCCGATTTTTTCAGGTTGGTCGGTTTGAATAACAACGTTGGCGGTTTCAATGGCAGCATCGCTTCCCAATGTTCCCATTGCAATTCCTACATCGCTCAACGCAAGAACAGGAGCGTCATTAATTCCATCACCGACAAATGCGACAATTTTTCTCTGGCTTTTGATTTTGGAAAATTGCTCGATCTTTTGATCAGGCAGGAGACCTCCAAAAGCAGACTTGATTCCCAGCTCACTCGCCACTTTTCGAGCGATTGAATCTTTATCACCTGACAGCAGAACTGTTTCGCGAATGCCGAGTTGACTAAGCTGAAAGACGACATCTGCTGAACCGGATTTAACCTGGTCAGCAATTGTTAAATGACCACAATATTTATTGTCAATGGCAACAATGACCAAAGTATCCACAACTTCTGAAATCGAAGCGGGCATTGTTACGCCAAACCGGTTCATCAGCTTTTCGTTACCAGCTAAAATATCTTTTCCGTTGACCTTACCTGACAATCCTTCGCCGGGGAATTCTTTAACCGAATCGGCTGAATTCTGACTTTCACCGCCATACTCTAAAATGGCTTTTGCAATTGGATGAGACGATTTGCTTTCTAATGCTGAGAGCAAATGGATGAGTTCATTCTGATCTATTCCGGAAGGGGAAATATCCTGAACTTTAAAAACACCTTCTGTTAGAGTTCCGGTTTTATCAAAGACAACAGCATCTACCCTTGCAAGCAAGTCAAGGTAATTGGATCCCTTAAATAAAATTCCGTTAGCGGAAGCTGCACCAATACCACCGAAATACCCGAGCGGGATTGAAATAACCAAAGCACAAGGACAAGAGACCACCAAAAAAATCAAGGCCCGGTATAACCATTCCGAAAAGGAATAGTTTGCATCAAAAAAATAGGGAAGACCAACTACAAGACAAGCAAGCAAAACAACAGACGGTGTATATACTTGTGCAAATTTTCTAATGAAAAGTTCTGTAGGGGCTTTACGAGCGATAGCCGATTGTACCAACTGTAGGATTCGGGAAAAAGAACTATCGACAAATTTTTTTTCGACTTTAATTTCAATGACCTGGTCAATGCTGATCATTCCCGCCAGTACAAGCTCACCTTTCCTGATTATTTTCGGTCGACTTTCACCGGTGAGGGCAGAGGTGTTAAAGGCAGCTGACTCGCTTAACAGAATGCCATCAAGGGCTACGCGCTCTCCCGCTTTCGTCTGAATTGTTTCTCCAATGGAAACAGTTTCCGGCTTCACAAGCTCTAATTTTCCCTGCCGGAGAACGGACGCAACAGAGGGCCTTTTATCAAGTAGCGACTGAATATTTTTTTTCGAACGGCCCACCGCAGCATCCTGAAACAATTCTCCCACGGCATAGAATAACATCACAGCAACTCCTTCGGGATATTCTCCAATCGCAAAAGCACCCACAGTAGCAAGAGACATTAGAAAAAATTCGGTGAAGAGATTTCCCTGGCCAGCCAACTTAATTCCTTGGCGAATGACTGGCCAAGCCACGGGGAGGTAGGCTACAGAATAGAAAACAAACCTGAAGGCTCCGGAAAAAAAATACAGCTTTAGCCCGTAATCAAAAGCCAGTCCCAAAACCAGCAATACCGCACTGACAATAGCCGGATAATACTTCTTCGTCTCATCGTGACTGTGCGGATGGTCATGGTCGTGATCATGATTATGATCATGGTGATGATGCATATCAATGGACAAGATAAGAGATAATACCTGTTATGATCAATGTTACACCAGTCACAATCCCGGCTTTATGTTCGAGAGCATGCCAATTGAACTTGCCCAAACCGTGATAAGCAACTCTTACCCAAATTACCATACCTGTAAGCGTCACGGTAAAATAGACGAGAGACATAATTACAGCAGATAAAAGGCCTTTTGTGCTGGCGGCCAGAAAAAAACCCTCAATCTCCAGGCACGGTGAAAAGAACATTGCCCCAGCGAGTGTCAAAATCATTTTTGTTTTGGAATTCTGATGTTGCTGATCGGCTACATGAAAGTGTTTGTGCTTGTGGTGACGATAAATAAAGACGAAACCAATTGTTATCAAGACCACGGGCGCTACAAACGGAACAATTGTGGTTAAGTATTTGGATGCCTCCCAGCCGAAAAAAAATAAAAGCCACCCGATCAATAAAGTACTGGCCACGTGGCTAAGACCGGCAATGGCTGTAACGAAAAGAATTTCGCGCAACGACCAGTTTTCTTTCC
Proteins encoded in this window:
- the ybeY gene encoding endoribonuclease YbeY; this encodes MPIRFFSEEIDFKVKNPRKISQWLSRSAKNERREIAEISFIFCSDGYLLNLNQEYLHHNTLTDIITFDYSAGKSLVGDIYISVDRVSENASSYQSGFDLELKRVMIHGVLHLCGYKDKKPSDVTVMRKKEGAYLSLWKNMFHVKPKASKEA
- a CDS encoding cadmium/zinc/cobalt-transporting ATPase — encoded protein: MHHHHDHNHDHDHDHPHSHDETKKYYPAIVSAVLLVLGLAFDYGLKLYFFSGAFRFVFYSVAYLPVAWPVIRQGIKLAGQGNLFTEFFLMSLATVGAFAIGEYPEGVAVMLFYAVGELFQDAAVGRSKKNIQSLLDKRPSVASVLRQGKLELVKPETVSIGETIQTKAGERVALDGILLSESAAFNTSALTGESRPKIIRKGELVLAGMISIDQVIEIKVEKKFVDSSFSRILQLVQSAIARKAPTELFIRKFAQVYTPSVVLLACLVVGLPYFFDANYSFSEWLYRALIFLVVSCPCALVISIPLGYFGGIGAASANGILFKGSNYLDLLARVDAVVFDKTGTLTEGVFKVQDISPSGIDQNELIHLLSALESKSSHPIAKAILEYGGESQNSADSVKEFPGEGLSGKVNGKDILAGNEKLMNRFGVTMPASISEVVDTLVIVAIDNKYCGHLTIADQVKSGSADVVFQLSQLGIRETVLLSGDKDSIARKVASELGIKSAFGGLLPDQKIEQFSKIKSQRKIVAFVGDGINDAPVLALSDVGIAMGTLGSDAAIETANVVIQTDQPEKIGTAIRIARATKSIVWQNISLAFGVKLVVLSLGTFGVATMWEAVFADVGVALLAILNAVRLQQMKF
- the mnmG gene encoding tRNA uridine 5-carboxymethylaminomethyl modification enzyme MnmG, whose protein sequence is MFPKYDVIVVGAGHAGCEAAAAAANMGSKVLLVTMNMQTIGQMSCNPAMGGVAKGQIVREIDAIGGYSGIVSDKSMIQFRMLNRSKGPAMWSPRTQNDRAKFAEEWRLALEATSNVDFWQEMVSGLLVKDKRVIGVRTSLGLEIKAKAVVLTNGTFLNGKIHIGEKNFGGGRTAEKAATGITEQLIQLGFESGRMKTGTPPRVDGRSLDYSKMTEQPGDEEPSKFSFTNTVPLQKQMSCWITYTNEEVHEELEKGFDKSPMFQGRIQGLGPRYCPSIEDKINRFADRERHQIFVEPEGWSTIEIYVNGFSTSLPENVQYSALKKIPGFENVRMFRPGYAIEYDFFPPTQLKLSLETQLIDNLYFAGQINGTTGYEEAACQGLMAGINAHNKVNEKEPLILKRSEAYIGVLIDDLVSKGTIEPYRMFTSRAEYRILLRQDNADLRLTELGFKLGLASEERMNSVLAKKEKMAELVNELKSMRALPDEINNGLEKLETSIIEEKTPVINLLKRPMVGFRELKNLSPRLKESLEKYSNEVLEQVEIIVKYEPYIEREQKLAEKIESLEDYKIKPDFDYDRVKALSLEAREKLKKIRPETIGQMSRISGVSPADVSVLSVYLGK